The Polyangiaceae bacterium genomic interval ATCAGATCCAGGACGCCCTTGTCCCGCTCCACGCGGCCGACGAACAGGACGCGCCGCCGGCACGGCCGTGGCGTGGGACGAAAAAGAGCGTGGTCGACGCCGTTGCGCACGACGCTCACCTGCTCTGCACCCAGCTCGTGGGCGCTCGCGGCCAGGGCATCGCTGACGGCAACCACGCGGTCCGCACCCGCGAGGGCGCGACGAATGCGGCCGCGGAGCGTGGCTCTTCGCGACAGCACGTCGAGGTCGGATCCGTGCACCTTGATCACCGCGCGGGCGCCGAGCCGGCGGGCAAGGCGCACGACGGCGTAGCCATCGGGATACGCCCAAGAGCCCAGCACCACGTCCACGCGTCCTCGCTGCGCCAGCGCGTCCAGCGTGAGCGACGCGGCGTACAGCGCTCCGTTCACGGCGGCGAGCTTCGGCAAGTACACCACCCGCGGATGACGCACGCTGAGCTCGTCGATTTGCTCCTGCCGTGGAACCTCGCCGAGCCTTCCCGCCGCCGACCAACGCCGGAGCAACCGCGCGCCGGGGAACCAGGGGATGGTCGCCCACAGCTCCACCTCCGCGCGGCGCGCGAGGGCGGCGAACTGTTGCCGATTGAACGGTGACGACGCCGGTTCCACGGCGTTCGGAAAGATCTTGGTCACGATCAGCACGCGCATGCTCAGCTCGCTTCCACCCATGGGGCGATGGCCTGACACGCTTCCGTGACCTCGATCGCGAGCAGCGTAGCGTCGTCCTCCAGCGGCGCCGCGTCGAGCGCTGCCAGCAGGCCCTGCTCCACGCCCTCGGCACCTTCCGGCGCTCCCTGAAGCAGCCGCCGGAAACGCCGCATGCGACCCAAGTCCGTCTCGATCGCTTCCAGCACTCCGTCGGTCATCAGCACCACGACGTCGCCACGCTGCAGCGGCGTGGTCTCGTCCAGGTACAGCGCGTTGGCCACCACGCCCAAGGGCGGACCCGAAGCGCGACCGAGACACGCGACCGTGCCCCCCAGGCTGCGCACCAGCACAGGAACGTGTCCCGCGTTGGCGATGGTCAACGAGTGGTGCTCCGCGTCGAGCTCCAGCACCGCGGCCGTCACGAAGCGATCGATGGGTAGCACGCGCGCGGCACAAGCGTTCAAGATCGAAAGCGTTCGCGCCGGGCTCCCGACGGAGCCCAGCAACTGGGCCAGCTTCGGCACCAGTGCGTGCAGCATGCACGCGCCCTCCGCTCCGCGACCGCAGGCGTCCCCGATCACCACCGAGAGTCGCCGGGGGCGCCGTGCCGTAAGGGCATAAAAGTCCCCCGATGCGCCCGCCGACGGCAAGAACGCGCTGGCCACGCGGAACCCGTTCACGTTCAACGGTGCGCGCGCGATGCGGGGGTCCAAGTTGCAGCTCACGCGGTGGATCGGTGCATTCGCCATGCCACGACGAGAGTGAGCAACCAATTCGTGACGCGCGCTCCAGAGCGCCGTTAATGCGCAGCGAGCGACGCTTCGTCGCGAACGTTCGGCCGGCGTCGCGCGCGCATATGCTGCACCATCCGCGCCGATGAACAGCGAAGTTGCGTGGCACGTGCGTTGCAGCTCGACCGAAGCGCCATGATGCGCAGGCTCGCCGTTTCGTTGATGCTGTTGGCCGCGGTCGGATGCGGAGAGGAGGCGGCGCCCCCTGCCCAAGCGGCTGGCTCCGGTGGCGCGACCGGCGGCTCTGCCGGCATCGGCGGCGGAGGCTCGGCCGGCACTGGCGGCGCCGCAGGCGTCGACGGCGGCGGCTTCGAGTGCGTGAGCTCCACCGCCCCGGGCAACATGGTGAGCGTCCCCGCCGGCGACTTCGTGATGGGCTGCAACGCCGTCGTGGACGGCGACTGCCTCGACGACGAAAAGCCGATGCACACGGTGACCCTCGCCGCCTTCGAGATCGACGAGACCGAAGTGACCCAGGATCAATATGCGGCCTGCGTGACCGCCGGGGCGTGCGACGCGCCGATGTGCGCGTGGGACTGCGAAAACGGCGACTTTCCCGCGTCTTGCGTGACCTGGGACCTAGCCAAGATGTACTGCGCCTGGGCCGGAAAACGCCTACCGACGGAAGCCGAATGGGAGAAGGCCGCGCGCGGCACGGATGGGCGCAAGTACCCCTGGGGCAACACGGAGCCGACGTGCACGGAGGTGAACATGTCGGGCTGTGGCGAGAAGGCGCAGGTGGTGGCCAGCCATCCTGCGGGTGCCAGCCCTTACGGTGCGCTCGACATGGCCGGCAACATGGTGGAGATGCTCTACGACTGGTACGCGCCGGA includes:
- a CDS encoding glycosyltransferase, with the translated sequence MRVLIVTKIFPNAVEPASSPFNRQQFAALARRAEVELWATIPWFPGARLLRRWSAAGRLGEVPRQEQIDELSVRHPRVVYLPKLAAVNGALYAASLTLDALAQRGRVDVVLGSWAYPDGYAVVRLARRLGARAVIKVHGSDLDVLSRRATLRGRIRRALAGADRVVAVSDALAASAHELGAEQVSVVRNGVDHALFRPTPRPCRRRVLFVGRVERDKGVLDLIRAVSLADATLSIVGTGSAEARARALAARLGANVTFAGARPHTEIPEWLARSDVLALPSRHEGCPNVVLEALACGRPVVATRVGGIPELVSSKMLGELVAPDAPRCLADALRCVLERTHDPWQLAATANVPSWAQSAAQLYDVLVEVLAQREAA
- a CDS encoding serine/threonine-protein phosphatase, whose product is MANAPIHRVSCNLDPRIARAPLNVNGFRVASAFLPSAGASGDFYALTARRPRRLSVVIGDACGRGAEGACMLHALVPKLAQLLGSVGSPARTLSILNACAARVLPIDRFVTAAVLELDAEHHSLTIANAGHVPVLVRSLGGTVACLGRASGPPLGVVANALYLDETTPLQRGDVVVLMTDGVLEAIETDLGRMRRFRRLLQGAPEGAEGVEQGLLAALDAAPLEDDATLLAIEVTEACQAIAPWVEAS
- a CDS encoding SUMF1/EgtB/PvdO family nonheme iron enzyme, whose protein sequence is MMRRLAVSLMLLAAVGCGEEAAPPAQAAGSGGATGGSAGIGGGGSAGTGGAAGVDGGGFECVSSTAPGNMVSVPAGDFVMGCNAVVDGDCLDDEKPMHTVTLAAFEIDETEVTQDQYAACVTAGACDAPMCAWDCENGDFPASCVTWDLAKMYCAWAGKRLPTEAEWEKAARGTDGRKYPWGNTEPTCTEVNMSGCGEKAQVVASHPAGASPYGALDMAGNMVEMLYDWYAPDYYQSSPAVDPKGPTVGTRYVGRGGGFKSKPVWQRTSSRDWYDTYDQGNALGFRCAR